In Patulibacter sp. SYSU D01012, a single window of DNA contains:
- a CDS encoding PLP-dependent aminotransferase family protein — MTVEDPDPTAPQAPGAAAAAAGPSSAAAGSPARPTGDLERYAGLFAQRTRVMKSSAMRDIMALTERPEVISLAGGLADTTLFPAEDLAQVLSHMAAGDSARALQYAPTEGMADIRPVLTEVMAAEGTIVDEDEILVTTGGQQVIDLVCKTLVDAGDVVIAEAPTYPGAVPTFSAYEADLVQIEMDEDGMRIDLLEETLERLAAEGRKPKFIYTIPTFQNPGGVTMSLERRRRLVQIAQERQILVLEDNPYGLLRYEGESLPTLYSLDEGRFVIYAGTLSKILSPGIRVGWAVAPAPVRQKMVVGKQGSDLNSSALSQLFVSYYFRERDWRDYVRHQAEVYRARRDVMLDALERHMPEGATWTRPQGGLFVWVTLPDYLDTTDLLARALQRDVAFVPGRGAFLDGRGGDSMRINFSGVTEEAIAEGVARIGAVVAEQIELYASLTGGSRGRGGAAGGSGAGAHGAGARAVSADGGPVRPAPDGPGAGPVARGPRAVGGRGGYVTPPHPGRTANAPIVPLRTAGRRRGTA; from the coding sequence ATGACTGTAGAGGACCCGGACCCGACCGCCCCGCAGGCCCCCGGCGCCGCGGCGGCAGCCGCCGGACCGTCCTCGGCGGCCGCAGGCTCTCCCGCGCGCCCGACGGGCGACCTGGAGCGCTACGCCGGGCTGTTCGCGCAGCGCACGCGCGTGATGAAGAGCTCGGCGATGCGCGACATCATGGCGCTGACCGAGCGGCCCGAGGTCATCTCGCTCGCCGGCGGCCTGGCCGACACGACGCTGTTCCCGGCCGAGGACCTGGCGCAGGTGCTCTCGCACATGGCCGCCGGGGACTCCGCCCGGGCCCTGCAGTACGCGCCGACGGAGGGCATGGCCGACATCCGCCCGGTGCTGACCGAGGTGATGGCGGCCGAGGGCACGATCGTCGACGAGGACGAGATCCTCGTCACGACCGGCGGCCAGCAGGTCATCGACCTGGTCTGCAAGACGCTCGTCGACGCGGGCGACGTCGTCATCGCCGAGGCGCCGACGTACCCGGGCGCCGTCCCCACGTTCTCCGCGTACGAGGCCGACCTCGTGCAGATCGAGATGGACGAGGACGGCATGCGGATCGACCTGCTCGAGGAGACCCTCGAGCGCCTGGCCGCCGAGGGCCGCAAGCCGAAGTTCATCTACACGATCCCGACGTTCCAGAACCCGGGCGGCGTGACGATGTCGCTCGAGCGCCGCCGGCGCCTGGTGCAGATCGCGCAGGAGCGCCAGATCCTCGTGCTCGAGGACAACCCGTACGGGCTGCTGCGGTACGAGGGCGAGTCGCTGCCGACGCTCTACTCGCTCGACGAGGGGCGCTTCGTCATCTACGCCGGCACGCTGTCGAAGATCCTCTCGCCCGGGATCCGCGTCGGCTGGGCCGTCGCGCCCGCGCCCGTGCGGCAGAAGATGGTCGTGGGCAAGCAGGGCAGCGACCTGAACTCGTCCGCGCTCTCGCAGCTGTTCGTCTCGTACTACTTCCGCGAGCGCGACTGGCGCGACTACGTGCGCCACCAGGCCGAGGTGTACCGCGCGCGGCGCGACGTGATGCTCGACGCGCTCGAGCGGCACATGCCCGAGGGCGCGACGTGGACGCGGCCGCAGGGCGGCCTGTTCGTCTGGGTCACGCTGCCCGACTACCTGGACACGACCGACCTGCTGGCCCGGGCGCTGCAGCGCGACGTGGCCTTCGTCCCCGGTCGCGGCGCGTTCCTGGACGGGCGCGGCGGCGACTCGATGCGCATCAACTTCTCGGGCGTGACGGAGGAGGCGATCGCCGAGGGCGTCGCGCGCATCGGCGCGGTCGTGGCCGAGCAGATCGAGCTGTATGCGTCGCTGACCGGCGGGTCGCGCGGCCGCGGCGGCGCCGCCGGCGGGAGCGGGGCGGGCGCCCACGGCGCGGGTGCGCGCGCCGTGTCGGCCGACGGCGGGCCGGTGCGCCCGGCCCCCGACGGCCCGGGGGCCGGGCCCGTCGCCCGCGGCCCGCGCGCCGTCGGGGGCCGCGGCGGCTACGTCACGCCACCCCATCCGGGACGGACGGCGAACGCGCCGATCGTGCCCCTGCGGACGGCCGGCCGCCGGCGGGGGACGGCGTGA